cagagagtAACGGACAGGTCCGCTGCTCCATTCAGCAAGGAGCCCCTTTTAAGTTGGTTCCTTCTATTAAAAACTATTATTCTCTGGTGACCACAGGACAACTGGACCGTGAACTAGTGTCTGATTACAACATTACAATCACTGCCACTGACGAGGGCTCtccacctctgtcctcctctaaaACTGTTCAGTTATCTGTAGCAGACATCAACGACAACCCACCTGTGTTTGAGGATCAGTCGTACAGCGCatatgtgagtgaaaataacaaacctgGCTCCACTTTATGTTCCGTTACTGCTCGAGACCCTGACTGGAGACAAAACGGTACAGTGATTTATTCTCTGTTACCCGGTGAGGTGAACGGTGCCCCGGTGTCCTCCTATCTGTCTGTTAACGGAGACACAGGGGTGATCCACGCTGTGAGGTCGTTTGATTATGAACAGTTCAGGAGTTTTAAAGTGCAGGTGATGGCCAGAGACAacggttctcctcctctcaggaGCAACGTGACCGTCAGTGTGTTCATATCGGATGTGAATGACAACTCTCCTCAGATACTGTACCCCGCCCCGGAGGGCAACTCCTTCATGACCGAGCTGGTCCCCAAAGCTGCACACGGAGGCTCTCTGGTGTCCAAAGTGATAGCGGTGGACGCGGACTCCGGACAGAACGCCTGGCTGTCCTATCATATAGTGAAATCCACCGATCCGGGACTTTTCACTATTGGTGTCCACAGCGGAGAGATCAGGACACAGCGGGACATTTCTGAATCTGACAGCATGAAACAGAACCTTATTGTGGCAGTGAAAGATAACGgacagccctctctctctgccacctgttccatgtatttacttatttctgATAACTTGGCTGAGGTGCCAgaactgaaggacatttcttatGATGAGAAGAATTCCAAACTGACCTCTTATCTGATCATCGCGCTGGTGTCTGTGTCCACCTTTTTTCTGACCTTCATTATCATCATCCTCGGTGTGAGGTTTTGTCGCAGGAGAAAGCCCAGACTGTTGTTTGATGGAGCAGTCGCCATCCCCAGCGCTTATCTCCCTCCTAATTACGCAGATGTTGACGGCACAGGAACTTTACGCAGCGCTTACAACTATGACGCATACCTGACAACAGGATCTAGAACCAGTGATTTCAAGTTTGTCAGTTCTTACAATGACAACACACTGCCTGCTGACCAGACTCTGAGGAAAAGTCCATCAGACTTTGCTGAAGTGTTTGGCCAACCAGATGAGTCTCCTGAGGTAGGCCTAAGAGTTTCCTTGTTCCATTGATTTTCGtgataataatattgttatttaTCATTGTTGTTAGGAATTTTAGTCTTGACTGGGAGGGGTTTTGTGTTGTGACATTACACAGCCTTTCTCCGGCGGAATCGAACTTGAGATGTTGCATTTAAACGGTGCGCGTCTGAGACTGCTAGAAACGGATGATGCTCTAGGGTTTGATGAACGTTAAAGCTCTCTTTTCATGTTACAGTCATTTTGACCATACCGTGGGATTTTGTACTTTATCTGCTTGTTCAGTGTGCCTCAGATTTTATCAGAAACGAGTCGTCACATTTTTACTTCGTTGTGTGACCAAGTTGTTCATAAAATTCTATCCTTTTTAGTACAGGGAAACCATAATTTCCTCGTTCTTATTCTCTGTCATTTCATTGTGTCATGATGCAGACCTCTTTTAAACTGTACTCACTTTCGTCGGTTTACAAGCAATTGCAGCATTCGTATTTTACACCACTGAATTGTGACTGTTGGTTAATACAGCCTGTGACTGCAACATGACATTGGCATgacaaacatttatattttcaggTGGACATTGTGCTTTATAGTAAGGCTATTAACTTGTTTGTCAGGTGTTCAGTCACTCGACGCAAGAGttgcacttaaaaaaaaagaagattatCAGTGGACCTGTCTCTGTTGAAACGCTGACCATGGTGCTGAAGTGTATTTCTATCAGTGCGCAGTTTGAAATCAAGCGTTTTTAAAGGAGTTAAGATAAATGGTATAAACCACAAGGGTTCTTATGTTGTAGCTGGGTTAAGGCCTTGCAGTTTTTATCCAAGCATGAAAGTAGCTGTGGCAT
This window of the Pagrus major chromosome 18, Pma_NU_1.0 genome carries:
- the LOC141012976 gene encoding protocadherin beta-15-like, with product MDLKGQSLVGFVCSFSIIVHIATADLSYSAPEEMRPGSIVGNIAKDLGLEAGKLITRKARVDTEESYQHYCDIDLKTGNFVIRERIDREELCGEKASCMLKFELVLESPLELHRISLLIQDVNDNSPVFPKETIKLEISESAIKGARYRINEAHDADIGQNTVKQYILEKNEHFVISVRDDTDGSKNVELVLDKELDREKENDLNFVLTAVDGGNPQRSGTANIHVSVLDANDNAPVFDQALYKASLPENSAPDTVVVKVSATDADEGVNGEVTYEFSRISDRAKKVFSLNSKTGEIKVTGPLDFESNPKYEMRIDAKDGYGLSSDSKVMIDITDVNDNAPVIHLKSLTNPIPENVSPGTEVGIINVQDRDSESNGQVRCSIQQGAPFKLVPSIKNYYSLVTTGQLDRELVSDYNITITATDEGSPPLSSSKTVQLSVADINDNPPVFEDQSYSAYVSENNKPGSTLCSVTARDPDWRQNGTVIYSLLPGEVNGAPVSSYLSVNGDTGVIHAVRSFDYEQFRSFKVQVMARDNGSPPLRSNVTVSVFISDVNDNSPQILYPAPEGNSFMTELVPKAAHGGSLVSKVIAVDADSGQNAWLSYHIVKSTDPGLFTIGVHSGEIRTQRDISESDSMKQNLIVAVKDNGQPSLSATCSMYLLISDNLAEVPELKDISYDEKNSKLTSYLIIALVSVSTFFLTFIIIILGVRFCRRRKPRLLFDGAVAIPSAYLPPNYADVDGTGTLRSAYNYDAYLTTGSRTSDFKFVSSYNDNTLPADQTLRKSPSDFAEVFGQPDESPEVGLRVSLFH